A portion of the Litoribacterium kuwaitense genome contains these proteins:
- a CDS encoding GNAT family N-acetyltransferase, whose amino-acid sequence MALQWKICSFEELTLDELYEILKLRVDVFIVEQESLYKDIDGKDKDTWHLTVISQGKLLAYARLFPANIDREAQIGRVIVAKEARSLGVGRELMTRAVRWLDEHEQQPRIRISAQAHLQRFYNHFGFVTTSDAYDEDGIPHVEMIREAP is encoded by the coding sequence ATGGCGTTACAATGGAAAATTTGCTCGTTTGAAGAGCTCACATTAGACGAACTGTACGAAATCCTCAAGCTGCGGGTAGATGTGTTCATCGTAGAGCAAGAGAGTCTGTATAAAGATATTGATGGGAAAGACAAAGACACGTGGCACCTCACTGTGATAAGTCAAGGCAAGCTACTCGCTTATGCACGACTTTTTCCTGCCAATATTGATCGGGAAGCCCAGATCGGCAGAGTCATAGTTGCGAAGGAAGCACGTTCATTAGGTGTAGGTCGCGAGCTCATGACACGCGCCGTCCGTTGGCTTGACGAGCACGAGCAACAGCCACGCATTCGCATATCTGCCCAAGCTCATTTACAGCGTTTTTACAATCATTTCGGTTTCGTGACAACATCAGACGCCTATGACGAGGACGGCATCCCCCATGTAGAAATGATTCGTGAAGCGCCGTAA
- a CDS encoding YetF domain-containing protein has protein sequence MFGSIALELVVGYILLLSLTKFLGKTQLNQITAFDFIAVVVLGELIGNGLYDENIHVGHLVYATVIWGALSFISEWATQKWKKTRSFLEGNPSIVVRNGEVQQDEMTKNRLDINQLRQLLRAKDIFTLRDVAYAILEADGSITVMKEPPNSNMPSPVLPVTLVTDGELITDNLKEAGISEDTLIGALKQHGVEDYKDVLFAEWKADASPPLHLNLKQP, from the coding sequence ATGTTTGGAAGCATTGCTTTAGAGCTTGTCGTCGGGTATATTCTTCTGCTCAGCCTCACAAAATTTCTAGGAAAAACGCAGTTGAATCAGATTACTGCGTTTGACTTTATTGCGGTTGTCGTCCTAGGTGAGCTCATTGGGAATGGTTTATATGATGAGAACATTCATGTTGGGCATCTCGTTTATGCTACTGTAATCTGGGGTGCGCTGTCCTTCATTTCTGAATGGGCTACGCAAAAGTGGAAAAAGACACGGTCCTTTTTGGAAGGGAATCCATCGATCGTCGTTCGCAACGGTGAGGTACAGCAAGATGAAATGACTAAAAACCGATTGGACATAAATCAGTTGCGCCAATTGTTGCGAGCAAAGGATATTTTCACGCTTCGTGACGTCGCCTATGCCATATTGGAAGCGGATGGGTCTATAACAGTCATGAAAGAGCCGCCAAATAGCAATATGCCTTCACCTGTGCTACCAGTCACCTTAGTGACTGACGGGGAATTAATTACGGATAATTTAAAGGAAGCAGGCATATCGGAAGACACATTAATCGGTGCATTAAAACAGCACGGTGTGGAAGATTACAAAGATGTCTTATTTGCCGAATGGAAGGCGGACGCATCTCCGCCCTTGCACCTTAATTTAAAGCAACCATAA
- a CDS encoding MFS transporter, whose product MNGFKRLAFIMFLVEFVRSAFLVGYLPNVAVGGAAVIAASTAVTVHFFSDAGANAVMGPIMRLFKEKLTSNVGFFLALVGLFLAKTGEIWAMLIGSALIGIGIVPVWIIALCKASGEERGRRMAFLYSFWMAGLAAGAVASNLLLDLSYASVFWMMTGMVALGWILMTTVSAPEKGITTEEPSVRGFKGKVKAFIAFGKRGKVLLPGIVLTGIASGMLVTLLPLFAKLFLSNQQFGLALGVGGIAALLGLIPLGKLADKVGHLPPVIIGFALCSISIILFTNTPGGWMIFLDACLLGLGYATFLPAWNAFMAAFVHPSMRQEGWGVINSVQGASVMIGPVIGGVIANMWSITGALIVSASLIGVTALYYMAYSLFPKRQVS is encoded by the coding sequence ATGAACGGATTTAAGCGTCTCGCCTTCATTATGTTTCTCGTTGAATTCGTTCGCTCAGCATTTTTAGTTGGCTATTTGCCTAATGTTGCGGTCGGAGGGGCTGCTGTCATTGCTGCAAGCACGGCTGTCACAGTCCATTTTTTCTCGGACGCCGGAGCAAATGCTGTGATGGGTCCGATCATGCGCCTTTTCAAAGAAAAACTGACGTCAAATGTCGGATTCTTTCTCGCGCTCGTTGGGTTATTTTTAGCCAAAACGGGTGAGATTTGGGCAATGCTCATCGGAAGCGCGTTGATCGGTATTGGCATTGTTCCAGTCTGGATTATTGCACTTTGTAAAGCTTCTGGAGAGGAGCGCGGGCGCCGGATGGCGTTTTTATACAGCTTCTGGATGGCTGGTCTCGCTGCAGGTGCAGTTGCCAGCAATTTATTGCTTGATCTGTCATATGCTTCGGTCTTCTGGATGATGACCGGCATGGTCGCACTCGGCTGGATTTTAATGACCACTGTGTCCGCTCCAGAAAAAGGAATAACAACTGAAGAGCCTTCGGTTAGAGGGTTTAAAGGAAAAGTGAAAGCTTTCATTGCCTTTGGCAAACGTGGCAAAGTCCTCTTGCCCGGCATTGTTCTCACAGGCATTGCCAGTGGCATGCTCGTCACGCTGCTGCCTTTATTTGCAAAACTGTTTCTTTCTAATCAACAATTTGGCCTTGCACTCGGCGTCGGAGGCATCGCGGCGCTTTTAGGACTTATTCCGCTTGGCAAATTAGCTGACAAAGTAGGACATCTTCCGCCTGTGATCATTGGATTTGCCCTTTGTTCAATCAGTATTATTCTCTTTACAAACACCCCTGGCGGCTGGATGATTTTTCTGGACGCTTGTCTACTCGGGCTGGGTTATGCGACGTTCTTGCCCGCTTGGAATGCCTTTATGGCTGCGTTTGTCCATCCGTCGATGCGCCAGGAGGGCTGGGGAGTCATTAACAGCGTGCAAGGGGCGAGCGTGATGATTGGCCCAGTGATTGGTGGCGTCATTGCTAACATGTGGTCGATCACCGGAGCGCTCATCGTGTCCGCTAGTCTGATCGGTGTTACTGCACTGTACTATATGGCCTATAGCTTGTTTCCAAAACGTCAAGTTTCTTAA
- a CDS encoding beta-galactosidase yields the protein MTTVFFYDETFPYEGVRPPETTITQWQRAGKVCNAEGLSEALSAADVLVMTHGAYFPKSAWGAIKAHVRAGKGLVHVGGAPFKRPVVRENDQWTVEREQTGYHQELNIQEAHVVNSKPVEQLKDHPDWPQLSGLAHGLTVEQTYNFTLHVTHSEDLPDEMGSGGPMDAHIYALVQGFSKDDRFVSAPVVMLENTKGDFSGSRWIFINQTVTDRFWDQEKDILVQQLVPMAAHGVTEFWLKPNYASYYEGEQPRLTLQLQNLHRQAEETEWTIAIHVFSEDGVHDWKTTYTTMVDRDIVYDSIAVPVDIQPGYYQVVATATSSRGDRRTLHQGFWGYDQALLEEGTPLETERDYFVKDGKPFPIVGMTYMTSDVARKFLFLPNVSAWDKDMAQMSNAGINYIRTGFWTAWRTAMFTDGHASEETLRALDAFLLTAKKHQLEVTVNFFSFTPETWEGENPYLDPRSVEAQKRFIRSMVLRHRTSTHVEWDLINEPTMFDPKRIFAGPRSSHDRFEKAAYIEWLKERHDTIEVLQERWNMTPEQLPSFEAVQLPEPSDINFLTTSILPKKGGQWLDYTLFTMEMHNRWASELTAAIKEAVPHQLVTVGQDEGLGAQRPSPFFYAKAVDYTSVHSWWFLDHLVWDSVFTKAPDKPNLVQETGIMYVERPDGRAKRSEEELRNILERKYALAFGTGNAGAVQWLWNVNHYMNNVNESNIGAVRSDGSEKPEANVSYDFGSFIGQVKHLFRDRALEDVAVIYPYSNDFSNRPVIPMATKKLTRILTYDLRIPFRAFGEYDLEELEKQPPKVIFVPSSHNFSDQAFAKLMAHAEKHGTVILWTGPLNIDAYWWPNNRGEALVGKAERANVRRHERLLLEETTYDIAFLEDQSTNLNMIGKLEKEITAETQLPEGVAPIIKPVGKGKLIWCPLPVELNLHDEPIKKLYSLVLEEARVTGDLRWLSGDTPGIYGRRQVFPEGELLVFVSEDAETTNVRIQHPESGKTYSFEVESERTVMFALDLEGNVTAVYRPDEVNIHVTE from the coding sequence ATGACGACCGTATTTTTCTATGATGAAACGTTCCCATATGAAGGTGTTCGTCCTCCTGAGACGACAATAACCCAGTGGCAGAGAGCAGGTAAAGTGTGCAATGCTGAAGGTTTATCTGAAGCACTGTCAGCAGCAGATGTGCTCGTGATGACGCATGGCGCTTACTTTCCGAAAAGTGCCTGGGGAGCAATTAAAGCTCATGTACGTGCAGGAAAAGGGCTTGTGCACGTTGGCGGTGCGCCGTTTAAGCGTCCTGTCGTTCGAGAAAATGACCAATGGACAGTAGAGAGAGAACAGACAGGTTATCACCAAGAGCTTAATATTCAAGAAGCACACGTCGTGAATTCTAAGCCGGTCGAGCAATTAAAGGATCACCCGGATTGGCCGCAATTGTCAGGCTTAGCACACGGCCTTACGGTGGAGCAGACGTATAACTTCACACTGCATGTGACGCATTCAGAGGACTTGCCCGATGAGATGGGTTCCGGTGGACCGATGGATGCTCACATTTACGCACTCGTTCAAGGTTTTTCTAAAGACGACCGCTTCGTTTCTGCACCAGTCGTTATGTTAGAAAACACGAAGGGTGATTTTTCAGGAAGTCGCTGGATTTTTATTAATCAGACAGTGACAGATCGCTTTTGGGATCAGGAAAAGGATATATTGGTTCAACAGCTTGTACCGATGGCAGCCCATGGCGTCACAGAGTTCTGGCTGAAACCAAATTATGCAAGTTACTACGAAGGCGAGCAGCCACGTCTAACCTTGCAGCTGCAAAACCTTCATCGTCAAGCGGAAGAGACAGAGTGGACAATTGCGATTCATGTATTTTCAGAAGATGGCGTACACGATTGGAAAACAACCTACACGACGATGGTTGATCGGGATATCGTGTACGATTCTATAGCTGTACCTGTAGACATACAACCTGGGTATTATCAGGTCGTTGCGACCGCGACATCATCAAGAGGAGATCGTCGCACGTTGCACCAAGGTTTTTGGGGCTATGACCAAGCCTTGCTGGAAGAAGGAACACCATTAGAGACAGAACGTGATTATTTTGTTAAAGATGGCAAGCCATTCCCGATCGTTGGAATGACTTATATGACTTCTGACGTGGCGAGAAAGTTTCTCTTCCTGCCTAATGTATCTGCATGGGACAAAGATATGGCTCAAATGAGTAACGCTGGAATTAATTACATTCGAACGGGGTTTTGGACTGCGTGGCGAACGGCAATGTTTACCGACGGTCATGCCTCAGAGGAAACATTGCGTGCCCTTGATGCCTTTTTACTGACAGCGAAAAAGCATCAACTTGAAGTGACAGTTAACTTCTTTTCATTTACACCTGAAACGTGGGAAGGGGAAAATCCGTATCTAGATCCGCGCAGTGTCGAAGCGCAAAAACGATTCATTCGTTCGATGGTGTTGCGTCACCGGACGTCGACCCACGTAGAATGGGATTTAATTAATGAACCAACGATGTTTGATCCGAAGCGTATCTTTGCGGGACCACGCTCTTCACATGATCGTTTTGAAAAGGCAGCCTATATCGAGTGGCTGAAAGAGCGTCATGACACGATTGAAGTTCTCCAGGAACGCTGGAATATGACGCCTGAACAACTGCCAAGCTTTGAGGCCGTACAGCTACCAGAGCCAAGTGACATCAACTTCTTAACGACGAGCATTCTCCCGAAAAAGGGTGGACAGTGGCTTGACTATACGCTATTTACAATGGAGATGCACAATCGGTGGGCGAGTGAACTAACCGCAGCGATTAAAGAGGCTGTTCCTCATCAGCTTGTTACCGTCGGACAGGATGAAGGATTAGGTGCTCAACGTCCGTCACCTTTCTTCTACGCCAAAGCGGTCGATTACACATCTGTGCATTCATGGTGGTTCCTCGATCATCTCGTCTGGGATTCTGTGTTTACGAAAGCACCTGATAAGCCCAACCTCGTGCAAGAGACGGGCATTATGTATGTGGAACGCCCTGATGGACGCGCAAAGCGTTCCGAAGAAGAGCTACGCAATATTTTAGAAAGAAAATATGCCCTTGCTTTCGGAACAGGGAACGCGGGAGCCGTGCAATGGCTATGGAACGTAAACCATTATATGAACAATGTGAACGAATCCAACATCGGTGCTGTTCGTTCCGATGGCAGTGAGAAGCCTGAGGCAAATGTCTCCTATGATTTTGGCTCCTTCATCGGACAGGTGAAGCATCTGTTCCGGGATCGTGCTTTAGAAGATGTTGCAGTCATCTATCCATACAGCAACGATTTTTCAAATCGCCCAGTGATCCCAATGGCAACAAAGAAATTAACGCGCATCCTGACCTATGATCTGCGAATTCCTTTCCGTGCTTTCGGTGAATATGACCTCGAAGAACTGGAGAAACAACCGCCAAAGGTCATTTTTGTTCCAAGCAGTCATAACTTTAGCGATCAAGCCTTTGCTAAGTTAATGGCACATGCAGAAAAGCATGGAACCGTCATTTTATGGACAGGGCCATTGAATATCGATGCGTATTGGTGGCCGAACAATCGTGGCGAAGCATTGGTAGGCAAAGCAGAACGCGCGAATGTTCGTCGTCACGAGCGCTTGTTGCTGGAGGAGACGACGTACGATATCGCATTTTTAGAAGATCAATCGACCAATCTAAATATGATTGGCAAGCTGGAAAAAGAAATAACAGCGGAAACCCAGCTTCCAGAAGGTGTAGCGCCAATTATTAAACCTGTAGGCAAAGGAAAGCTCATCTGGTGCCCATTGCCTGTCGAGCTTAATCTTCATGATGAGCCGATTAAAAAGCTCTACTCTCTCGTCCTTGAAGAAGCTCGTGTCACTGGTGATTTGCGCTGGTTGTCTGGCGACACACCAGGGATCTACGGACGTCGTCAGGTTTTCCCAGAAGGAGAGTTGCTCGTCTTTGTCTCAGAAGATGCAGAAACGACAAATGTCCGTATTCAGCACCCAGAAAGCGGAAAAACTTACTCGTTTGAAGTAGAGAGTGAGCGGACGGTCATGTTTGCCCTTGATCTTGAAGGCAATGTCACAGCGGTTTACAGACCAGACGAAGTGAATATTCATGTAACTGAATAG